The genomic interval AAATCACTCGGTATTGCATAATACCTTTTCTTTCAACCATGTACTAAAATTTCGATAATGTTCATCTTGCACCCATTTGTGGTTCCTCGACTTACTAGGATAAGTAGTCTTGATCCAATCAAAATGTTTCCTTCAAGATGTAGTTAAACATTATTCTTATTAGTACACTTTTAATTTGAattgaatattaaaaattaaattaaacttaCTCAATGTACGGTTGAACCTCATCAACATTTTGCAAAACGAGTCGGTGTGCTTCCTCTCGATCAGCTCGACTTACGTCGCAAACAGAAACACCCCGACCCCCTTTACTAATTTCATTATCAAATCTAGGAAGACACGACCCAACAGTTGCTACATTTGACAAGAAGTCTGAACAAAATTCTACAGCCTCTTCAACGATGTAGGATTCAACAATTGAACCCTCTGGCCTGCTTCTGTTTCTTACATAACCCTTTAGGATTTTCATGTACCGTTCCATTGGGTACATCCATCTCAAATACACTGGCCCACACATTTTTACCTCTCTCACCAGATGAACAGTTAAGTGGATCATTATGTCAAAAAGGATGGAGGAAAAAATTGTTCTAAATAACACAACACTTCAACAATTTCTAATCGGAGATTTTCCAACTTTGACACATCTACCACTTTGCAACAAAGAGATTTAAAGAATAAACATAACCTGGTGATGGCATAGCGAACTTTCTTAGGTAAAACAGAACGGATACTCACCGGCAGAATATGTTGCATCAGTATATGATGATCGTGAGACTTCAGTCCGGACAAAATTAATTTGTCCATATCTACCAAATTGGAGATATTTGAAGAATACCCTTCGGGTACTTTAACGTGAGACAATGACGTACAGAAAGATCGTTTTTCTTCCTTAGTCAGGGCATAACACGCCGGTGGTAAAAAAGTTCGTTTACCAATAATTTCTGGATGTAAATTTCCTCTAATCCCCATCTCTTTCAAATCTAGACGGGATTTAATTCCATCTTTACTCCGACCAGGAATATTAAACAAGGTATTAATTAAGCTATCTGAGACATTTTTCTCAATATGCATCACATCTAAATTGTGACGTAAAACCAAATGCTCCCAATACTCAAGCtcaaaaaatattgattttttcttCCACGGTCCCTGAGGTTCATTTGTGACACCCTTacctccttttcttttcttcgatTTTGACTTTCGCTTTCCAAGATTGAAttgaattttattcaatttttctaCCAATTGTCTTCCGCTTAAAGGTGGGGGAGGCATTTCAAATTCTTGCTTACCGTCAAATGCCTTTTTCCAGGTCCGAAATACATGTTCGGGTGGCAAAAACTTTCGGTGTCCCATATAACAAATTTTTCTCGAATGTGTTAAATAGCGAGAGCATGTTTTCTCTTCACAGATAGGACATGCATTATAACCTTTCACATCGTAGCGTAAAGATTCCCGAAAGCaggaaaatcattgattgtcCACAATAACATGGCCCTAAGATTGAATGCTTCATTCCTATAGGCATCATATGCATTAACACCGTCATACCACAATTTACTTAAATCATCAATAAGAGGAGCTAAGTATACATCAATATCATTGCCAGGTTGTGAAGGGCCTGATATCATCAATGTCAACATAGTGAACTTTCTCTTCATAACAAGCCACGGTGGCAAATTATATATCACAAGCAAGATTGGCCAACAACTATACTTACTGCTAAGGGAAGTATGTGGATTGATACCGTCTGCAGAGAGACCAAGACGGATATTCCTAGGCTCATTGGCAAAATCAGGCCATCTAGCATCAATTGTTTTCCAAGCGGGAGAGTCAGCTGGATGTCTCATCATACCATCTTTCACTCTATCACTGGCATGCCAAGTCAAATTTTTAGCATGGTCGGCATTTCGAAAAAACCGAACCAAACGAGGTATGGGTGGTAAGTACCACAATACTTTTGCAGGAACACCCTTCTTTACCTCATtagaattctttttcttttgccaCCTGGACTCACCGCACGTTGGACATGATACCTCATCCACAAATCTCTTTCGATATAGGATGCAA from Cannabis sativa cultivar Pink pepper isolate KNU-18-1 chromosome 4, ASM2916894v1, whole genome shotgun sequence carries:
- the LOC115720063 gene encoding uncharacterized protein LOC115720063 gives rise to the protein MGHRKFLPPEHVFRTWKKAFDGKQEFEMPPPPLSGRQLVEKLNKIQFNLGKRKSKSKKRKGGKGVTNEPQGPWKKKSIFFELEYWEHLVLRHNLDVMHIEKNVSDSLINTLFNIPGRSKDGIKSRLDLKEMGIRGNLHPEIIGKRTFLPPACYALTKEEKRSFCTSLSHVKVPEGYSSNISNLVDMDKLILSGLKSHDHHILMQHILPVSIRSVLPKKVRYAITRTIFSSILFDIMIHLTVHLVREVKMCGPVYLRWMYPMERYMKILKGYVRNRSRPEGSIVESYIVEEAVEFCSDFLSNVATVGSCLPRFDNEISKGGRGVSVCDVSRADREEAHRLVLQNVDEVQPYIEKHFDWIKTTYPSKSRNHKWVQDEHYRNFSTWLKEKVIVEMSDSPNNVSQLLLSISHFPSFTVLKYQSYYINSTQFNTKDRDASRKTQNSGVMIVASAIQVASSKDKNPIECDMTFYGVIKEIWELDYISFRIPVFLCDWVRSDNGVKEDEFGFKLVDLNRVGHKSDRFIMASQAKQVFYMSDPIDGRWSIVLTTQQKDYDYQESGGDLYLNDKTFEINPPPIDVAIQDEIISSREDGEGLWIE
- the LOC133036873 gene encoding uncharacterized protein LOC133036873, whose amino-acid sequence is MDRDWMSANRLTVKYREGVDFFLEFSAKNADNPDLVHCPCLKCGNMERMKIAQIREHLFKNGIDRSYKVWYHHGEKIRRSGEGPSRKDKIVNNVEYEDDHIAEMINEAEFESQVRPETFQTMLEDAEKQIYPNCTRFTKLSTLIRLYNLKAKHGWSDKSLTELLAFLGELLPEGNEVPLSFYEAKKTLCSLGLQYEKIHACPNDCILYRKRFVDEVSCPTCGESRWQKKKNSNEVKKGVPAKVLWYLPPIPRLVRFFRNADHAKNLTWHASDRVKDGMMRHPADSPAWKTIDARWPDFANEPRNIRLGLSADGINPHTSLSSKYSCWPILLVIYNLPPWLVMKRKFTMLTLMISGPSQPGNDIDVYLAPLIDDLSKLWYDGVNAYDAYRNEAFNLRAMLLWTINDFPAFGNLYATM